In Fusarium oxysporum f. sp. lycopersici 4287 chromosome 4, whole genome shotgun sequence, a genomic segment contains:
- a CDS encoding bifunctional P-450:NADPH-P450 reductase, with amino-acid sequence MAESVPIPEPPGYPLIGNLGEFTSNPLSDLNRLADTYGPIFRLRLGAKAPIFVSSNSLINEVCDEKRFKKTLKSVLSQVREGVHDGLFTAFEDEPNWGKAHRILVPAFGPLSIRGMFPEMHDIATQLCMKFARHGPRTPIDASDNFTRLALDTLALCAMDFRFNSYYKEELHPFIEAMGDFLTESGNRNRRPPFAPNFLYRAANEKFYGDIALMKSVADEVVAARKASPSDRKDLLAAMLNGVDPQTGEKLSDENITNQLITFLIAGHETTSGTLSFAMYQLLKNPDAYSKVQKEVDEVVGRGPVLVEHLTKLPYISAVLRETLRLNSPITAFGLEAIDDTFLGGKYLVKKGEIVTALLSRGHVDPAVYGNDADKFIPERMLDDEFARLNKEYPNCWKPFGNGKRACIGRPFAWQESLLAMVVLFQNFNFTMTDPNYALEIKQTLTIKPDHFYINATLRHGMTPTELEHVLAGNGATSSSTHNIKAAANSDTKTGGSGKPMAIFYGSNSGTCEALANRLASDAPSHGFSATTVGPLDQAKQNLPEDRPVVIVTASYEGQPPSNAAHFIKWMEDLNGNEMEKVSYAVFACGHHDWVETFHRIPKLVDSTLEKRGGTRLVPMGSADAATSDMFSDFEAWEDTVLWPGLKEKYKISDEESGGQKGLLVEVSTPRKTSLRQDVEEALVVAEKTLTKSGPAKKHIEIQLPSAMTYKAGDYLAILPLNPKSTVARVFRRFSLAWDSFLKIQSEGPTTLPTNVAISAFDVFSAYVELSQPATKRNILALAEATEDKATIQELERLAGDAYQAEISPKRVSVLDLLEKFPAVALPISSYLAMLPPMRVRQYSISSSPFADPSKLTLTYSLLDAPSLSGQGRHVGVATNFLSHLTAGDKLHVSVRASSEAFHLPSDAEKTPIICVAAGTGLAPFRGFIQERAAMLAAGRTLAPALLFFGCRNPEIDDLYAEEFERWEKMGAVDVRRAYSRATDKSEGCKYVQDRVYHDRADVFKVWDQGAKVFICGSREIGKAVEDVCVRLAIEKAQQNGRDVTEEMARAWFERSRNERFATDVFD; translated from the exons TCACGGCATTCGAGGATGAGCCCAATTGGGGCAAAGCACACAGAATTCTGGTACCGGCTTTTGGCCCTTTGAGCATAAGGGGAATGTTCCCAGAAATGCACGACATCGCTACTCAATTGTGCATGAAGTTTGCTCGTCATGGTCCTCGAACACCCATCGATGCCAGCGACAACTTTACCCGTCTTG CTCTGGATACTCTGGCCCTCTGCGCCATGGATTTCCGCTTCAACTCATATTACAAGGAGGAATTGCATCCATTTATCGAAGCCATGGGCGATTTCCTCACCGAGTCAGGAAACAGAAACCGACGACCTCCATTTGCGCCCAACTTTCTCTATCGTGCAGCAAACGAGAAGTTCTATGGCGACATCGCCCTAATGAAGTCAGTAGCCGATGAGGTCGTCGCCGCACGAAAGGCGAGCCCCAGCGATAGAAAAGATTTGCTCGCTGCTATGCTTAATGGTGTTGATCCTCAGACGGGAGAGAAGTTGTCCGAcgagaacatcaccaaccaGCTTATCACATTCCTTATTGCCGGCCACGAAACCACTTCTGGTACTTTATCCTTCGCCATGTATCAGCTTCTGAAGAACCCCGATGCCTACAGCAAGGTCCAGAAAGAAGTCGACGAGGTTGTTGGTCGTGGCCCCGTCTTGGTTGAGCACCTCACCAAGCTCCCTTACATCAGCGCTGTCTTGAGGGAGACCCTCCGACTCAACTCTCCTATTACTGCatttggtcttgaggctATCGACGACACTTTCCTCGGTGGCAAGTATCTCGTCAAGAAGGGTGAAATCGTCACTGCTCTTCTATCCAGGGGCCACGTTGACCCGGCCGTATATGGCAATGATGCTGATAAGTTCATTCCTGAGCGGATGCTTGACGATGAATTCGCGAGACTCAACAAGGAGTACCCCAACTGCTGGAAGCCTTTTGGAAACGGAAAACGAGCTTGTATCGGACGTCCTTTCGCCTGGCAAGAGTCTCTTCTCGCCATGGTCGTTCTCTTCCAGAACTTCAATTTCACCATGACGGATCCTAACTACGCTTTGGAGATCAAGCAGACACTGACCATCAAGCCTGACCACTTCTATATCAACGCTACCCTACGACATGGCATGACCCCAACCGAGTTAGAGCATGTCCTAGCAGGAAATGGAGCTACCAGCTCTTCAACCCACAATATCAAGGCCGCTGCGAATTCAGATACCAAGACCGGCGGCAGTGGGAAGCCTATGGCTATTTTCTATGGCTCAAACAGTGGTACATGCGAGGCTCTTGCCAACAGACTCGCCTCGGATGCTCCTAGCCACGGCTTCAGCGCAACAACAGTTGGTCCGCTCGATCAGGCCAAGCAGAACCTTCCCGAAGACCGCCCCGTTGTCATCGTCACTGCATCGTACGAGGGACAGCCCCCATCCAATGCCGCCCACTTTATCAAGTGGATGGAAGACTTGAATGGTAATGAGATGGAAAAGGTGTCGTACGCTGTCTTTGCGTGTGGTCATCACGATTGGGTTGAGACATTCCACAGAATCCCCAAGCTTGTTGACTCTACTCTCGAGAAGCGTGGCGGTACTCGTCTCGTTCCCATGGGTAGTGCAGATGCTGCCACAAGTGACATGTTCAGCGACTTTGAAGCCTGGGAGGATACTGTCCTCTGGCCAGGCCTGAAGGAGAAATACAAGATCTCTGATGAGGAGTCAGGCGGCCAGAAGGGCCTGTTGGTCGAGGTTTCGACGCCCCGAAAGACGAGTCTTCGTCAAGATGTCGAAGAAGCGCTGGTGGTTGCTGAGAAGACTCTCACCAAGTCGGGCCCTGCTAAGAAGCATATTGAGATTCAGCTTCCCTCAGCCATGACCTACAAGGCCGGCGATTATCTTGCTATTCTTCCCCTGAACCCGAAGTCGACTGTGGCACGAGTGTTCCGACGATTCTCTCTGGCCTGGGATTCTTTCCTGAAGATCCAGTCAGAGGGACCTACTACGCTGCCTACCAACGTCGCCATTTCTGCTTTCGATGTATTTAGCGCATATGTTGAATTATCACAACCTGCTACAAAGAGG AACATCCTTGCACTTGCTGAGGCAACTGAAGACAAGGCCACCATCCAGGAACTCGAGAGACTTGCTGGGGATGCTTACCAAGCTGAGATCTCGCCAAAGAGAGTTTCAgttctggatcttcttgagaagttccCTGCTGTTGCTCTCCCTATCAGCTCCTATCTGGCCATGCTCCCTCCCATGAGAGTCCGACAATA ctccatctcttcctcaCCTTTTGCAGACCCCTCCAAACTCACACTCACATACTCCCTACTGGACGCTCCTTCGCTCTCTGGACAAGGTCGTCATGTCGGTGTCGCCACAAACTTCCTCTCGCACCTCACTGCTGGCGACAAACTCCACGTCTCAGTCCGCGCCTCGAGCGAAGCCTTCCACCTCCCCAGCGACGCTGAGAAGACTCCCATCATCTGTGTCGCCGCCGGAACTGGACTCGCTCCTTTCCGAGGTTTCATCCAAGAACGGGCCGCCATGCTCGCCGCAGGTCGAACTCTCGCACCAGCTCTTCTATTCTTCGGATGTCGAAACCCTGAGATCGATGACCTGTACGCTGAGGAGTTTGAACGCTGGGAGAAGATGGGTGCTGTAGATGTGCGACGTGCGTACTCTCGCGCCACTGACAAGTCTGAGGGATGCAAGTATGTCCAGGATCGTGTCTACCATGATCGCGCGGATGTCTTCAAGGTGTGGGATCAGGGAGCCAAGGTATTTATCTGCGGAAGTCGTGAAATCGGCAAGGCAGTTGAGGATGTCTGTGTCCGTCTCGCCATCGAGAAGGCTCAGCAGAATGGCAGGGATGTTACTGAAGAAATGGCGCGTGCTTGGTTTGAGAGGAGTAGGAATGAGCGTTTTGCTACTGATGTTTTCGATTAG